A portion of the Gossypium arboreum isolate Shixiya-1 chromosome 8, ASM2569848v2, whole genome shotgun sequence genome contains these proteins:
- the LOC108469015 gene encoding zinc finger protein ZAT1-like produces the protein MEKHKCKLCARTFSNGRALGGHMKGHLANHPLPPKTTHHQLSNRTDSASSSSSSSGDDEQEKSRETLLEDKSLVYGLRENPKKSFRFADPEFSFAGDSGSVVQDRESETESRNPTRRRSKRKPKVGTANATTATDEIKKLKLLTSFPSLIDSPAEPEPLSSVSDTSPEENVAVCLMLLSRDVWKRNNVEQRSGKPMESSKKKMNGKHRCGKCKKAFGSYNTLKEHKRVCLSSAADSKRFECPFCYRVFGSGQALGGHKRSHLLASASSSNTAANFTKFDNNFIDLNLPAPLEDDEFSVVSDA, from the coding sequence ATGGAGAAGCACAAATGCAAACTCTGTGCTCGAACGTTCTCTAATGGCAGAGCTTTAGGAGGTCACATGAAAGGTCACTTAGCAAACCATCCACTGCCCCCTAAAACAACCCACCACCAACTCAGTAACCGCACCGACTCAGCTTCTTCCTCGTCCTCTTCATCTGGCGATGATGAGCAAGAGAAAAGCAGGGAAACACTACTCGAAGACAAATCTTTGGTTTATGGGTTAAGAGAGAATCCCAAGAAGAGTTTCAGGTTCGCAGATCCTGAATTCTCTTTCGCCGGTGATTCCGGCTCCGTTGTCCAAGACAGAGAGAGCGAGACTGAGTCCAGGAACCCAACTCGGAGACGATCCAAGAGAAAACCCAAGGTGGGTACTGCTAATGCAACAACAGCAACTGACGAAATCAAGAAACTGAAGCTGTTGACGAGTTTCCCCAGTTTGATCGACTCACCGGCGGAGCCTGAACCGTTGAGCTCAGTCTCCGATACCTCGCCTGAAGAGAATGTGGCGGTGTGCCTTATGTTGCTGTCGAGAGATGTTTGGAAAAGGAACAATGTGGAACAAAGATCAGGAAAACCAATGGAGTCAAGCAAGAAGAAGATGAATGGGAAACATCGATGTGGGAAATGTAAGAAAGCATTTGGATCTTATAACACGTTGAAAGAACATAAAAGGGTTTGCCTTTCGTCAGCTGCTGACAGCAAGAGATTTGAGTGTCCATTTTGTTACAGAGTGTTCGGGTCAGGACAAGCACTCGGAGGTCACAAGAGATCTCATTTACTTGCTTCAGCTTCTTCATCCAACACGGCTGCAAATTTTACTAAATTCGACAACAATTTCATAGATCTAAACTTGCCAGCTCCCTTGGAAGATGATGAGTTTAGTGTGGTATCCGATGCATAA